A single genomic interval of Halococcus sediminicola harbors:
- a CDS encoding HD domain-containing protein has translation MKTIKDSVHDHIEIAGVAQALLDTAPVQRLRHVRQLGTVDLVYPSANHTRFEHSLGVYHLADRALSQLGIEGVQAERVRAAAILHDVGHGPYSHNLEDLIHRNTGDYHDDVDELLSSGEVAGVLETHDLDPARIAGLVAGEGRLGQLVSGELDVDRMDYLVRDALHTGVPYGTIDHGRLVRELRFLDGELVLAEGNVQTAEALLLARSLMNPVVYNHPVARIGKAMLRRATERLLDGDLSGTELRRMDDHDLLVTLRNDERTARDAERLGRRDLYKRAIWAELRDTPDELVDADHQAIREYEREIADRASVAAESVILDVPARPRMTESSSRVIVSGEIRPLGRQSTLVEALKTTQRDQWRFGVYAPADAAERVGTAAVSVLGLDIDGALVSDVRPGVNATLDEFQEE, from the coding sequence ATGAAGACGATCAAGGACAGCGTCCACGACCACATCGAGATCGCCGGCGTCGCGCAGGCCCTCCTCGACACCGCACCCGTCCAGCGCCTGCGCCACGTCCGCCAGCTCGGCACCGTCGATCTGGTCTATCCCTCGGCCAACCACACCCGGTTCGAGCACAGTCTGGGGGTCTATCACCTCGCCGACCGCGCGCTCTCGCAACTCGGCATCGAGGGGGTACAGGCTGAGCGCGTCCGCGCGGCTGCGATCCTCCACGACGTCGGGCACGGTCCGTACAGCCACAACCTCGAAGATCTCATTCACCGCAACACCGGCGACTACCACGACGATGTGGATGAACTCCTTTCGAGTGGTGAAGTCGCCGGTGTGCTCGAAACCCACGATCTCGACCCCGCACGCATCGCGGGCCTCGTCGCCGGCGAGGGCCGTCTCGGTCAGCTGGTCTCGGGTGAACTCGACGTCGATCGAATGGACTACCTGGTGCGCGACGCCCTCCACACGGGCGTCCCATATGGGACCATCGACCACGGACGACTAGTGCGCGAACTCCGCTTTCTCGACGGTGAACTCGTCCTCGCTGAGGGGAACGTCCAGACGGCTGAAGCGCTGCTGCTCGCGCGCTCGCTGATGAACCCCGTCGTCTACAATCACCCCGTCGCGCGCATCGGCAAGGCGATGCTCCGCCGGGCGACCGAGCGCCTGCTCGACGGCGACCTGAGTGGAACAGAACTCCGCCGGATGGACGACCACGACCTGCTGGTGACGCTGCGGAACGACGAGCGCACGGCGAGGGACGCCGAACGGCTCGGCCGGCGTGACCTCTACAAACGGGCGATCTGGGCCGAACTCCGCGACACGCCGGACGAACTCGTGGATGCCGACCACCAAGCCATCCGTGAGTACGAGCGCGAAATCGCCGACCGAGCCTCGGTCGCTGCCGAGAGCGTGATCCTCGACGTGCCGGCGCGCCCGCGCATGACCGAATCCTCCTCGCGGGTCATCGTGAGCGGCGAGATTCGACCCCTCGGGCGGCAATCGACGCTCGTCGAGGCGCTCAAAACTACTCAGCGCGACCAGTGGCGTTTTGGGGTTTACGCGCCGGCCGACGCCGCCGAACGGGTCGGTACGGCGGCCGTCTCGGTGCTCGGCCTCGATATCGACGGCGCGCTCGTCTCGGACGTCCGGCCCGGCGTCAATGCGACGCTCGACGAATTTCAAGAGGAATAA
- a CDS encoding universal stress protein, translating to MYERILVPTDGSPEVDAVLDHAASLAATHDADLHALYVINTAGYAGLPGDGAVGGLSAMMNEQGETALDRAAERVGERLTERVLIEGTPSEEIIDYAEEADCDLVVMGTHGRGGIDRLLLGSVAERVVRTSPVPVLTVRVGRTLDD from the coding sequence ATGTACGAGCGCATTCTCGTGCCGACCGACGGCTCGCCGGAGGTCGATGCCGTCCTCGATCATGCCGCCAGCCTCGCGGCAACCCACGACGCCGACCTCCACGCGCTGTACGTCATCAACACGGCGGGGTATGCTGGATTGCCGGGTGACGGGGCCGTTGGCGGACTGAGCGCGATGATGAACGAACAGGGCGAGACGGCGCTCGACCGGGCCGCAGAGCGCGTCGGCGAGCGCCTCACCGAGCGCGTGCTGATCGAAGGGACGCCGAGCGAGGAGATCATCGACTACGCCGAGGAAGCCGACTGTGACCTCGTCGTGATGGGCACACATGGCCGCGGTGGCATCGACCGTCTTCTGTTAGGAAGCGTCGCCGAGCGCGTCGTCCGCACCTCGCCGGTTCCGGTGCTCACTGTGCGCGTCGGACGAACGCTCGACGACTGA
- a CDS encoding triphosphoribosyl-dephospho-CoA synthase: MRTPAENAQMALLLEVTATPKPGNVDRAREYPDLRFEHFMAGAIGASEGLRMAAAGDPIGESFERAVDGMADQRGGNTQFGALLLLVPLVRASATGELTSEHAAEVVEETTVADAAGFYRAFEHVDVGIGDPPDGMEALDVRRGADAIPELEARELTLEDVLAASVEHDSVAREWVSRFSRSFEMAERIASGDGSVPDRAARAFLEALASEPDTFVAKRHDEATAREVTEAARAALRGDADPTALAEELVAAEVNPGTTADLVAAGLFIALEDGLAV, translated from the coding sequence ATGAGAACCCCCGCAGAGAACGCTCAGATGGCACTCTTGCTCGAAGTGACGGCCACACCGAAACCCGGCAACGTCGATCGCGCGCGCGAGTATCCCGACCTCCGCTTCGAACACTTCATGGCCGGTGCAATCGGCGCGAGCGAGGGCCTCCGGATGGCCGCTGCGGGCGATCCCATCGGAGAATCCTTCGAGCGCGCGGTCGACGGAATGGCCGACCAGCGCGGCGGCAACACGCAGTTCGGCGCGCTGCTCCTCCTCGTCCCGCTCGTCCGGGCGAGCGCGACTGGCGAACTGACGTCCGAGCACGCGGCCGAAGTCGTCGAGGAGACGACCGTCGCCGACGCCGCCGGCTTCTATCGCGCCTTCGAGCACGTCGACGTCGGCATCGGCGACCCGCCGGATGGGATGGAAGCGCTCGACGTGCGCCGCGGCGCGGACGCGATTCCGGAACTCGAAGCGCGCGAGTTGACCCTCGAAGACGTCCTCGCCGCGAGCGTCGAACACGATAGCGTCGCCCGCGAGTGGGTCTCGCGCTTTTCGCGGAGTTTCGAAATGGCCGAGCGCATCGCGAGCGGCGATGGGTCGGTGCCGGATCGCGCCGCACGGGCCTTCCTCGAAGCGCTCGCGAGCGAACCGGACACCTTCGTCGCAAAGCGCCACGACGAGGCGACCGCCCGCGAAGTGACCGAGGCCGCACGGGCGGCGCTGCGTGGCGACGCCGACCCCACAGCACTCGCCGAGGAACTCGTCGCCGCCGAGGTGAATCCAGGGACGACCGCCGACCTCGTCGCTGCCGGACTGTTCATCGCGCTCGAAGACGGACTCGCCGTATGA
- a CDS encoding tRNA-dihydrouridine synthase, with protein sequence MFDSRLALASLSGESDAQWARNAETHAGAAFLGGIAIDEPSRRAARRLVERDREEFLPDEPLAFIECELDALDDAPIRPGFNVRSASRAPIREIAELCREHDAIIELNAHCRQDELCAVGCGETLLRDAHRLCEQVETAADTGATVSVKVRAEVPGVSLPDTARWVEEAGADLIHVDAMDSESVIRDVADATDLFVIANNGVRDGDTARKYLEYGADAVSVGRPSDRPAILRRVREAVDDWFEAETEPAAGAGG encoded by the coding sequence ATGTTCGACTCCCGACTCGCGCTGGCGAGTTTGAGCGGCGAGTCCGACGCCCAGTGGGCACGGAACGCCGAAACACACGCCGGCGCGGCGTTTCTCGGCGGCATCGCCATCGACGAGCCATCGAGGCGGGCCGCCCGACGACTGGTCGAGCGCGACCGCGAGGAGTTCCTCCCCGACGAACCCCTCGCGTTCATCGAGTGCGAACTCGACGCACTCGACGACGCCCCCATTCGGCCCGGATTCAACGTCCGTAGCGCATCGCGCGCCCCCATCAGAGAGATCGCCGAGCTCTGTCGCGAGCACGACGCCATCATCGAACTCAACGCCCACTGCCGACAGGACGAACTGTGCGCCGTCGGCTGTGGCGAGACCCTTCTTCGGGATGCTCACCGCCTCTGCGAGCAGGTCGAGACCGCCGCCGACACGGGTGCAACCGTGAGTGTGAAGGTCAGAGCGGAGGTGCCCGGCGTCTCGCTACCTGACACCGCGCGCTGGGTCGAGGAAGCTGGCGCGGACCTCATCCACGTCGATGCAATGGACTCCGAGTCCGTGATTCGTGACGTCGCGGACGCGACTGACCTGTTCGTCATCGCCAACAACGGCGTGCGCGACGGCGACACCGCCCGGAAGTATCTCGAATACGGTGCGGACGCGGTGAGCGTCGGTCGTCCGAGCGATCGGCCCGCGATCCTCCGGCGCGTGCGCGAAGCGGTCGACGACTGGTTCGAGGCGGAGACGGAACCGGCTGCGGGGGCGGGCGGATGA
- a CDS encoding DMT family transporter: MRYWNLLAFLALAFVWGTAFMAIKAGLSFFPPILFAAVRFDLAALLMLGYAIYATDRWRPQGTNEWLLVAVGGVFIIAGYHALLFIGEQNTTSATAAVIVSLSPVLTPALARAFLPSERLSAVGVVGILLGLVGVAVLTRPTPENLLGGDLVPKLFVFAAAVSFALGSVASERISAALPAPTMEAWSMVLGAVVLHAATALSPESLADAEITLSGLAALLYLSVASSAIGFLIYFDLLDRLGPVEINLVSYVAPVFAALSGALLLGEVVDALTVVGFVIIFTGFVLLKRRAIAAELPRVRAALSGE; this comes from the coding sequence ATGCGCTATTGGAATCTGCTGGCGTTTCTCGCGCTCGCGTTCGTCTGGGGCACCGCGTTCATGGCCATCAAGGCCGGCCTGAGCTTTTTTCCGCCCATCCTCTTCGCGGCCGTGCGCTTCGACCTCGCGGCGCTCCTCATGCTCGGGTATGCGATCTATGCGACCGACCGCTGGCGACCCCAGGGCACGAACGAGTGGCTGCTGGTCGCCGTCGGTGGCGTGTTCATCATCGCGGGCTATCACGCACTGTTGTTCATCGGCGAGCAGAACACCACCAGCGCTACCGCGGCGGTCATCGTCAGCCTCTCGCCCGTGCTGACGCCGGCGCTCGCCCGCGCGTTCCTCCCGAGCGAGCGTCTCTCGGCGGTCGGCGTCGTCGGCATCCTCCTCGGACTGGTTGGCGTCGCCGTTCTCACGCGCCCAACCCCCGAGAACCTGCTCGGCGGCGACCTCGTCCCGAAACTGTTCGTCTTTGCGGCGGCGGTCTCGTTCGCGCTCGGCAGCGTCGCCTCCGAGCGCATCTCGGCGGCCCTGCCCGCGCCGACGATGGAGGCGTGGTCGATGGTCCTCGGAGCCGTCGTGTTGCACGCCGCGACTGCGCTCTCGCCCGAATCGCTCGCCGATGCCGAAATCACTCTCTCCGGACTCGCGGCGCTCTTGTACCTCTCGGTCGCGTCGAGTGCGATCGGCTTTCTCATCTACTTCGATCTGCTCGACAGGTTGGGGCCGGTCGAAATCAACCTCGTCTCCTACGTCGCGCCCGTGTTCGCCGCACTCTCGGGCGCGCTGCTGTTGGGCGAGGTCGTCGACGCCCTCACTGTCGTCGGGTTCGTGATCATCTTCACGGGGTTCGTCCTCCTGAAGCGCCGCGCCATCGCCGCCGAACTCCCGAGGGTTCGCGCCGCCCTCTCCGGCGAATGA
- the cofD gene encoding 2-phospho-L-lactate transferase codes for MVTFLSGGTGTPKLLAGAREVFDSAALTVVGNTGDDVELGGLLICPDLDTVLFERGGVIDRERWWGIDGDSTSTHDELRELSERAGFETGPRYLADERQKTGMGLARWRRFSGVGEFMTIGDRDRAVHLLRTSLLSEGHTLTATTNRLADAFSLDVSLLPMSDDPVATMIHTPDGVMHFQEFWVAHGGEPAVEDVEFRGAKRADPTPEVLNALSDPVIIGPSNPVTSIGPLLALDGVPAALAETTVVAVSPFVGDDLFSGPAAKLMEATDTEASTAGMAASYPFADAFVVDERDPTELGRPTVTTDIGIDTTEDSVRVMRAVADALALAEAT; via the coding sequence ATGGTGACGTTTCTCTCCGGGGGCACCGGCACGCCGAAACTGCTGGCCGGGGCCAGGGAGGTCTTCGATTCGGCTGCTCTCACGGTGGTCGGAAACACCGGCGACGACGTCGAACTCGGCGGACTGCTGATCTGTCCGGATCTCGACACCGTCCTGTTCGAGCGCGGCGGCGTCATCGACCGCGAGCGCTGGTGGGGCATCGACGGCGATAGTACCTCTACCCACGATGAACTCCGCGAACTTTCCGAGCGGGCGGGCTTCGAGACCGGCCCTCGGTATCTCGCCGATGAGCGCCAGAAAACAGGAATGGGCCTCGCGCGTTGGCGACGCTTTTCGGGTGTCGGCGAGTTCATGACTATTGGCGACCGCGATAGAGCCGTCCACCTCCTGCGGACGAGCCTCCTCTCTGAGGGGCACACGCTCACCGCAACCACGAACCGGCTCGCCGACGCCTTCTCGCTCGATGTCTCGCTGCTGCCGATGAGCGACGATCCGGTAGCGACGATGATTCACACGCCCGACGGGGTGATGCACTTCCAGGAGTTCTGGGTCGCCCACGGTGGCGAGCCAGCAGTCGAGGACGTCGAGTTCCGGGGTGCAAAGCGCGCCGACCCGACCCCCGAGGTGCTCAACGCGCTTTCGGACCCAGTAATAATCGGTCCATCGAACCCCGTGACGAGCATTGGCCCGCTACTCGCGCTCGATGGCGTGCCCGCAGCGCTCGCCGAGACTACCGTGGTCGCCGTCTCGCCGTTCGTCGGCGACGACCTCTTTTCGGGACCGGCGGCGAAGCTCATGGAGGCGACGGACACCGAAGCGAGCACCGCGGGGATGGCCGCATCGTACCCCTTCGCCGACGCGTTCGTCGTCGACGAGCGCGATCCCACCGAACTGGGTCGCCCGACGGTCACGACCGATATCGGCATCGACACTACCGAGGATTCGGTCCGAGTGATGCGGGCGGTCGCCGATGCGCTCGCCCTCGCGGAGGCGACCTGA
- a CDS encoding DUF447 domain-containing protein, whose protein sequence is MTDSQGAEWPVALRGVTESVVATLGPNEKWNFAALGLHAGEPVTARTWGRTRTRRNFHEEGEGVVQFLCDPLVFVESALSIHERSSPVHPSADAWARISVEHVEEGESGGTEWREWELTPVEMGIENRIVPTTNRGYGAVVEATVAASRLDVEAYDTDELRERLDYFAEVVETCGGEREREAMARIGEHTVWGGED, encoded by the coding sequence ATGACCGACTCGCAGGGAGCGGAGTGGCCGGTCGCACTTCGCGGCGTGACCGAGTCCGTGGTGGCGACACTCGGCCCGAACGAAAAGTGGAACTTCGCGGCACTCGGCCTCCACGCCGGCGAGCCGGTCACGGCGCGGACGTGGGGACGCACGCGTACGCGGCGGAACTTCCACGAGGAGGGGGAGGGTGTCGTCCAGTTCCTGTGCGACCCGCTGGTGTTCGTCGAGAGCGCGCTCTCGATTCACGAGCGCTCCTCGCCCGTGCATCCGTCCGCGGACGCGTGGGCACGGATTTCGGTCGAACACGTCGAAGAGGGTGAGTCGGGCGGCACGGAATGGAGGGAGTGGGAACTTACACCGGTCGAGATGGGTATCGAGAATCGGATCGTGCCGACCACCAACCGGGGCTACGGCGCGGTCGTCGAGGCCACCGTCGCGGCCTCACGGCTCGATGTCGAAGCCTACGACACGGACGAACTCCGCGAGCGACTCGACTACTTCGCCGAGGTGGTCGAGACCTGTGGCGGCGAGCGCGAACGCGAGGCGATGGCTCGTATCGGTGAGCATACCGTGTGGGGCGGGGAGGACTGA
- a CDS encoding biotin--[acetyl-CoA-carboxylase] ligase, whose product MDDTRRAVLDAVADGPVSGPALAARLGVSRAAVWKHVEALRESGFAIESDGDGYRLVETPDYGGPAIEFGLDAPFDVEYHDSLPSTNARARDLAAEGETDVVVLADEQTGGRGRLDRTWRSPPGGIWLSILCRPDLPPAHAPVLTLAAAVAVAETAREHGVDAGIKWPNDVLVGGEKLAGILTEMEGEADRVAWVVVGIGINVDPKGLPDGATGLCAHTEEIDRRTFVQHLLERFDDLRTDPEKALAAWREHALTLGRRVRVETGGGTVVGTACAVEFPGTLVVETGDGPVRVHAGDCEHLRPV is encoded by the coding sequence ATGGACGACACGCGCCGTGCGGTACTCGATGCCGTCGCCGACGGGCCGGTCTCCGGACCCGCGCTCGCGGCCCGACTCGGCGTCTCGCGCGCGGCGGTCTGGAAACACGTCGAGGCACTTCGTGAATCAGGATTCGCCATCGAAAGCGATGGCGATGGCTACCGACTGGTCGAAACTCCCGACTACGGCGGCCCGGCGATCGAGTTCGGTCTCGACGCACCCTTCGACGTCGAGTACCACGACAGCCTGCCGAGCACGAACGCCCGTGCGCGCGACCTCGCCGCCGAGGGCGAAACGGATGTCGTGGTCCTCGCGGACGAACAGACCGGCGGCCGCGGCCGACTCGACCGCACGTGGCGCTCGCCGCCCGGCGGCATCTGGCTGAGCATCCTCTGCCGACCGGACCTCCCGCCGGCCCACGCCCCCGTCCTGACGCTCGCGGCGGCGGTCGCGGTCGCCGAGACCGCCCGCGAGCACGGCGTCGATGCGGGTATCAAGTGGCCCAACGACGTGCTCGTCGGGGGTGAAAAGCTCGCGGGCATCCTCACCGAGATGGAGGGCGAGGCCGATCGCGTCGCGTGGGTCGTCGTCGGCATCGGCATCAACGTCGACCCGAAGGGACTGCCCGACGGCGCGACCGGCCTGTGCGCCCACACCGAGGAAATCGACCGCCGAACGTTCGTCCAGCACCTGCTCGAACGGTTCGACGATCTTCGAACTGATCCCGAAAAAGCGCTCGCGGCGTGGCGCGAGCACGCGCTCACACTGGGTCGACGGGTCCGCGTCGAGACAGGTGGCGGGACGGTCGTCGGCACGGCGTGCGCGGTCGAGTTTCCGGGTACGCTGGTCGTCGAGACCGGCGACGGACCCGTTCGTGTCCACGCCGGCGACTGTGAACACCTGCGCCCCGTTTAG
- the asd gene encoding aspartate-semialdehyde dehydrogenase, with translation MTHVGVLGATGAVGQRLIQLLDPHPEFELTCVTASDDSAGRPYREAAKWRIETPIPDEVADLEVRETDPAAIPDDIDLLFSSLPSSVGERVESDLCEAGFVVSSNSSNARMADDVPLTIPEINHDHLDLLEVQRDERGWDGALVKNPNCSTITAVPTLAALDSFGLETAHVATLQAVSGGGYSGVTSMEIIDNVLPHIGGEEEKIETESQKLLGEFDGAELTHHDADVAASCNRVPTLDGHLENVWTGTREAITAEDAAAAMRDAPSLDLHSSPEQFIEVFDEPDRPQPRLDRMVGDGMGVAAGGIRETSDGVQYNCLAHNTLRGAAGASVLNGELLVEEGWV, from the coding sequence ATGACACACGTTGGCGTCCTCGGCGCGACCGGCGCGGTCGGACAGCGGCTGATTCAACTGCTCGACCCCCATCCCGAATTCGAACTTACCTGCGTGACCGCGAGCGACGACAGCGCGGGGCGACCCTACCGCGAGGCAGCGAAGTGGCGCATCGAGACACCCATCCCCGACGAGGTGGCCGATCTCGAAGTCCGCGAGACCGACCCCGCGGCGATTCCCGACGACATCGATCTGCTCTTTTCGTCGCTGCCCTCGTCGGTCGGCGAGCGCGTCGAGTCCGACCTCTGTGAGGCCGGCTTCGTGGTGTCATCGAACTCCTCGAACGCGCGGATGGCCGACGACGTGCCGCTGACGATTCCCGAGATCAATCACGACCACCTCGACTTGCTCGAAGTCCAGCGCGACGAGCGGGGCTGGGATGGGGCCTTGGTGAAGAACCCGAACTGCTCGACCATCACCGCCGTCCCGACGCTCGCGGCGCTCGATTCTTTCGGGTTGGAGACCGCCCACGTCGCCACCCTGCAGGCGGTTTCAGGTGGTGGCTACTCCGGCGTGACCTCGATGGAGATCATCGACAACGTGCTGCCCCACATCGGCGGCGAGGAGGAGAAAATCGAGACCGAGTCCCAGAAGCTCCTCGGCGAGTTCGACGGCGCGGAACTCACCCACCACGACGCCGACGTCGCCGCCTCCTGCAATCGCGTTCCGACCCTCGACGGCCACCTCGAAAACGTCTGGACCGGAACCCGTGAGGCTATCACCGCCGAGGACGCCGCGGCGGCCATGCGCGACGCTCCCTCGCTCGACCTGCATAGTTCTCCCGAGCAGTTCATCGAGGTCTTCGACGAGCCGGACCGCCCACAGCCCCGCCTCGACCGGATGGTCGGCGACGGAATGGGCGTCGCGGCCGGCGGCATCCGCGAGACCTCGGATGGGGTGCAGTACAACTGCCTCGCGCACAACACCCTGCGCGGGGCGGCTGGCGCGAGCGTTCTGAACGGCGAACTGCTGGTCGAAGAGGGCTGGGTCTGA
- a CDS encoding 30S ribosomal protein S17e, whose product MAIKPAYIKKTGNLLLEQYPEAFSTDFEHNKESVTALTNVESKGVRNRIAGYVARKQQGAVA is encoded by the coding sequence ATGGCGATCAAACCGGCCTACATCAAGAAGACGGGCAATCTCCTGCTCGAACAGTACCCGGAGGCGTTCTCGACGGACTTCGAGCACAACAAGGAGAGCGTCACCGCGCTGACGAACGTCGAGTCGAAGGGCGTTCGCAATCGCATCGCGGGCTACGTCGCGCGCAAGCAGCAGGGCGCGGTCGCCTAA
- a CDS encoding amidohydrolase family protein: MEIEGTILRGHEFEPIEGRVVVEDGEIQAIEESATDAERIVLPAFVNAHTHIGDSIAKEAGGGLSLDELVAPPDGLKHRLLRAASHEELVAAMERTIEFMRAGGTGAFCEFREGGVEGVRAIEDALAGVPVEATVLGRESIEAMEVSQGFGASGARDADFEREREATREAAKLFGIHAGERDAADIDAAFALDPDFLVHMVYVEPPHLDRLESEGWPVVVCPRSNLVTGVGLPPIADLAAHTTVALGTDNAMLNSASMFREMEFTAKLTGLSAHEVLRMATINGAALLDTEVAIETGNAARLCVLDGDSHNLAGARDPVRAVVRRAGVSDVERVVLPSTGSDNS; the protein is encoded by the coding sequence ATGGAAATCGAAGGGACGATACTCAGGGGCCACGAGTTCGAACCGATCGAGGGCCGAGTCGTCGTCGAGGACGGCGAAATCCAGGCCATCGAGGAGAGTGCGACCGATGCGGAGCGAATCGTCCTGCCGGCGTTCGTCAACGCCCACACCCACATCGGCGACTCGATCGCCAAGGAGGCCGGCGGCGGGCTGAGCCTCGACGAACTCGTCGCACCTCCCGATGGCCTGAAACACCGGCTGCTCAGGGCGGCGAGCCACGAGGAACTCGTCGCCGCGATGGAGCGCACAATCGAGTTCATGCGCGCGGGCGGCACGGGCGCGTTCTGCGAGTTCCGCGAGGGCGGCGTCGAGGGCGTGCGCGCCATCGAGGATGCGCTGGCCGGCGTGCCTGTCGAGGCGACGGTGCTCGGCCGCGAATCGATCGAAGCGATGGAGGTCAGCCAGGGATTCGGCGCGAGCGGCGCGCGCGACGCCGATTTCGAGCGCGAACGCGAGGCGACCCGCGAGGCAGCAAAATTATTTGGTATCCACGCCGGCGAGCGCGACGCGGCGGACATCGACGCGGCGTTCGCGCTCGACCCCGACTTTCTGGTTCACATGGTTTACGTCGAACCCCCTCACCTCGACCGGCTCGAATCGGAGGGCTGGCCGGTCGTCGTCTGTCCCCGGTCGAATCTCGTGACCGGCGTCGGTCTCCCACCGATCGCGGATCTCGCCGCCCACACCACGGTGGCGCTCGGGACCGACAACGCGATGCTCAACAGCGCCTCGATGTTCCGCGAGATGGAATTCACCGCGAAACTCACAGGGTTGTCGGCCCACGAGGTCTTACGGATGGCGACGATCAACGGTGCGGCACTCCTCGATACCGAGGTCGCTATCGAGACGGGCAACGCGGCACGACTGTGCGTACTCGACGGCGATTCGCACAACCTCGCTGGCGCGCGCGACCCCGTGCGGGCGGTGGTCCGTCGAGCCGGTGTGAGCGATGTCGAGCGGGTGGTACTCCCGTCGACGGGTAGTGACAACAGTTAA
- a CDS encoding ribonuclease H family protein — protein sequence MAAYGRPALRDLFDDSPTPHIAHPPRTHHRGFYVATDGSFRAAGGGLGVVIETRDGERVARRALPDHAPDNNVAEYRALHLGLDVLAARAPRDAHVGVLVDHDALAANANRTLLASDEGWRPDAPLTIPERSRHHWRGIRARLHGFADCRVARIDSAENPAHPLANAPDRYGHVNDESAHCVLPTPPIADEQIPPPSRADRHVFTSGNRAPEARSTPRKNLD from the coding sequence ATGGCCGCATACGGTCGGCCGGCGCTGCGTGACCTCTTCGACGACTCGCCCACCCCGCACATCGCCCACCCGCCGCGGACCCACCATCGGGGGTTCTACGTCGCTACTGATGGTTCCTTTCGCGCCGCGGGCGGCGGTCTCGGAGTCGTCATCGAGACCCGCGACGGCGAGCGCGTCGCCCGCCGTGCCCTGCCCGACCACGCGCCCGACAACAACGTCGCCGAGTACCGCGCGCTCCATCTCGGACTCGACGTGCTCGCCGCCAGAGCACCGCGCGACGCCCACGTCGGCGTGCTCGTCGACCACGACGCGCTCGCGGCGAACGCCAACCGAACACTGCTTGCCAGCGACGAGGGTTGGCGACCCGATGCCCCGCTCACGATACCCGAGCGCTCGCGCCACCACTGGCGTGGGATCCGCGCCCGCCTGCACGGGTTCGCCGACTGTCGGGTGGCACGCATCGACAGCGCCGAAAACCCCGCTCATCCGCTGGCGAACGCCCCCGACCGATACGGGCACGTCAACGACGAATCGGCACACTGTGTGCTCCCCACACCCCCCATCGCCGACGAACAGATTCCGCCGCCCTCGCGCGCCGACCGCCACGTTTTTACTTCGGGGAATCGCGCGCCGGAGGCGCGCTCAACCCCTCGCAAAAACCTGGACTAA